The DNA sequence acaaaaacctgggaaagcttattgactcaagtataagccagttcacctttgctgctgtggaggaggaggaggaggaggaggaggaacaagctgctccttcctcttcctcctttgccgctgtggagctcaccccgtcgcggggattcgaaccgccattcttctgatcggcaagccctagggctctgtggtttaacccacagcgcaatgttcccttgtgttatacagagaaggcagggatcctgtcctgtttaagcaggagccagggaaagtgagcacctgtggggtttttaatacttccttaactgataggctttctgtcttctggggtctaaagtttgcatttatgtgagcagttcaggaatggaacaagctgactggggagagtaaagaaccgccgttcttgtacacttcttaaggaatggttgactggggtgagcgggcgacggcggcacgagcggagagaaagagcttctttctcgccacccccaccgcccgcctcactcaagtataagccgagggcagctttttcagcacaaaaaatgtgctgaaaatctaggcttatactcaagtatataagtagttggtctctaaggtgccactggaagaatttatttatttgtttgtttgtttgtttgatgctgCTGTTTGACCCAGGTGCAACTTGGGACATGATAGCATTTTGTACCATGGGTGCATCAATAGATGTTCCCGGCTCAGGAACCTTCGCAGCTCAAGGCACATCTGATAAAAGCCTGAGCCTGTTTTTAGCGGCTAGCCAAGCGCCTTCGACACTTCAGTATTTAAGCAGCTGAGAAGTCGGGTGGGAAGGCTGGGAGAGATGAAATGCCCCAGAAGTTAAGCTATAAATATGTTAATTCCTTGATGCGTTAAACCGGAGAGTAAGGGAACAGCAACAGGCATGacctgctcacccacccacctctttacagggaaaattaaaaaaataaaataaaaccccacgTTACACTTACAGGAATAACCAGAATTGCTTTACATTTGTAAGTGGATGAATGAAAGGTTTGGGgaggaggctttttttttttctgcgGCTGCCTTGTGAGCAGATGTACTGGTGCCTAAACAGCACGCCTGCCCCTCGTGGAGAACAGAAGGTCAGGCGGAACTTgtgccgggtgggggggggagagtccacAATGCTTCTGCTGCGCCCCACAGACACccaaccccccaccaccaccaccccccgtgCCCGTTCTTGGGGGCTGCTGGAGGCAAAGAGCAGTCACTGAGGTTACGGCGCGAAATGAATGAATTGACGGAGAGCCTTTGGGACAGGGGAGAGGGGGTTGCGAGTGTGCGCCTgtcccccgggggggggggcaaggcaaaGCCATAGGCATTCCAGATGTCCTCTTTAGCTATTCCGCTTTTGAAGAGAGAGGGGCAGGTGGAGAGGCAGATTTCAAAACAGAATCCTGTGGGGAGCGAGAGCTTTGGGTCAGACTCCAATGCAGCTTCCTCCAACCTGGCGCCCATCAGGTGTTTTGAACACCAGAATGACGGGCGGCccagagggatggggggggggttgccgtcACAAATACCTGGAGAGAATCGGGTTGGCGGAGGCCTCTCCTTTTCCGTACCATTGGCGTGAGATTTTGCTTTGCAGCTGCCAGTTTGGCTGGGACGACACCCTGTGTGAGCCTCTGGCACACGGGGGGCCCCCAGACGTGATTCTCTCCTCAGAACGCTACTTAGGAGTGCTTAGTTTTGACCGTTAACTTTGGGTGTCTCCAACGGTCCCGCTCCGCTGAGCAGCCCCTCCCTGGTGCATCGTCAGCGGCATTTGGCCCTTGCCAAAAATGCAGACTTTTGAGCTTGATTTGGTGAGGACACCGTTGGGCTATTTCtagctccctcgtcctgaaatACTTGCACACGAGtggggctatttatttatttatttatttcataaaggcTTTCGTAGTCCGGGAGTTTCAAAAGCGAATGgaggctcttgggggggggggagtctgtacAATAGAAGGCCAGATGGAACTTAGCGCAGGGCTTTCAGAAAGCAGATTGCCCAGTTAGGGGAACTTTTCCCGATAAAATATGTAGGAAGCCAGTAGGGAGGGGAGTCCGGCTTtggggagggtgtttttttttttggcctgggATAGGAAGCTTCTTTCACCAGCTCCTTTCAGCCGGCCTGGCATATGCTCCCAGCAGATTAAAAGGCATTCTGCAGTCACGGCCCCCATTGTTGCCCACAATAGAtttattatttctctttcccccccaccccgtttacacttcccaccactttccctgcCGTCCAGATTTCCAGCTAACTCCCCAACCTCATCCACTCATTGGCAGAAAGCTGTACAGGTTCCTGTTGGCACGTTTTGTGTAAGCCGCTCTGTCCCGGCCTCCTTGCACCGGGAGCCCCGGAATCGCTCTCTGCAACCCTCCTTCGCTCTCCTTGTATCTTTTACACGCACTTAACCGTAACTGTCGGCTTACTTCACCCTAAGGAATCTTTTCCCAAGCTGAAGTCACTTAGCTTTTAAAATAGCTCGCCATTCATTGGGAGGTGTCTAACACAGTGTTCCCCAAACTCggggttttttttggactacaactcccatcatccctagctagcaagatcaGTGAtcggggatgataggaattgtagtccaaaaaaaaacaacagctgaagacacccaagtttgggaaacgctgtgCTAGCATTTTACAACATAGAATGGAAACAGCAGCCAGTAAAACGGGCAGGTGAAATCAGTAGCCCAGGTTCAATaaaaagcagcagaagcagcacaaGAGACAAAGCCAAGCATCTTTAAAATCAAGGACGTTTGGGGGAAAAAAGAATGTCTTCAACTTCCTTTGAAAAGACAGCAGGGAGGAGCTGGATCTCGGGAGATAAATTTCGGGCTGCCATAGCGAAAGCCACGCTCCTTATATAGCAGGACTGGGGAGCCCTTGCCCCCCCCAGGtgtcactgaactacaactcccatcagccctgtcaaacagggatgatgggagttgtagtttttaatgtttgatgttttactgtgtttgatgttttaatttgttggaaaccgcccagagtggctggggcaacccagtcagatgggcagaatatactactactactactactacttcttcttcataataataataataataataataataataataatattttatttccccACATCTGTTGTTGGGGCTAATGCACATCAGATGGAGGCCAAAGCAAAGCCACTTCAGAATCTCTCAAGTGCAGGTGGATGAGTGGGAGGAGAGCATTCCCTGAGACAGAGAAACCCAGTCTATTAGATAATCTAATATATGGTGCAAAACGATGTAAATTATGctgccaacccccctcccccccttctaaTTATCTAGCATATTTACATATACAGAGCTGGAAGACTGATCCTGTCCTTGGTTGCAGCAAACCAGATATCAAAAGCTTTAGGGCAGGTAACAGTTTATGTAAATAAATACCAATTATTTGAGCTTTGTTCTTGACCAGCGAATGCCTGCTGGAATTTTTAAGCTGGTTTCTAGAAAACAAAACTAAtggccttaattttttttatatagctTAACATCATAGGTCGCTAGAAATGTGCAGGCATTGAAGCAAGTGTCGGAAGCGGTGTGGCTTTCCATGCAGCTTCCAAACAGAAGCAAAGCTGCTTGCTTTGAAACCAGTTATCGTGGCCAGTTGCATCTTTCTGTGGTGCACGGAGCCGCCTCAAGCCGAGCCTGGTTTCTTCTTTCAGGCTCTGTCGAACGAGAGAAGAGGTTGATCTAAAAGTTAGAACAGATTCTGGTGCATCCAAGTTGGATGAGCATTAATACCGGTTTAACTTGGTTCCTTCCTGTTGCAGCCAACTGTCTAAAAACGAGGCGTCTTGGTCTGGCGGTGGCCGGCGGCAGCCTCTCAGCCAAATTCCACCATATAAGCCCCCAGCAGACACCTGAATCCCTTTGGCCTGTGTGTTGGTGCAGCCTGTCACCCACCCCAGCTGCTCAGCTTGAATTACCATGACAATGGCTCCCAAATTACGCCCCATTCAATGCGCCTGCCTTTGATTGATTAACTTACAGTTTCTGTTTGAATAACCCTGGCGCTAAGATGCTGAAGCTGTAATCTCTGAGGGATAGTTAACAGGGCTGGTGTGGGACTGTGGTCTCGGCTCACACGCTCTTTCTTCTCCAGCCTGACCTCTGCTTAAGTGAGCTGGTTAATTGAGGAATCCATTAGTATTCTTTTGGAAAGGGCTGCAGGACTCCGCATATGTTCAAACTGcatcagatggcttgggggggggggcttgggggaGGTGTTACAGAACAGGGAGCCCCGGCTAAGCTGCCAGCCACAGAGCTGTGCTTGGTTAATACCCATTCACAGATAGATTTAACTTTTGGCAGCCTTACGCTTActagctgcagcagcaacagaatcatagatttgcaGACTTGGACAGGACCCAAAGTGTCATCCAGCCCAGTTCCCTGcaaaggcaggaatcacagctaaatattaCCTCTCTTGGTTCTGGGAACACTTTTCAGTCTGGGGGGGAGTTTTTTTCTTCCCAGTGATAAATGAAACAACACAAACTGGCTTGAAACAGATATAACTGGAGGTGCttatccagccccccccccagatccccAGGAAGTGTAGTTTTTTATTTCTGAGGGAGCTGAGACTGTTTCGCTAGGTCCCCCTAGATTCTCTTCCTGAAGCCTTGACAGTTAAAGCAGAAAGGCACATCTGCGTGAGTAAAGTCTACCGGCGCAGAGACACGCACCGTCCCTCCTTGACGAAAAATCCCCTCCAAGTATTTGGAGGAAGAAACAAAGTTCAGACACGTGCAGAGCATGAACTCAGGTGCCTTGACGTTTTTGCATGGTGACCCTGTTCTCTAAATTGGCTTTCAGATCCGGTAGTGATCCAGCAGCTCCGAAGATCATACAAATACTTTAAAGATTACAGGCAGGTGAGTGAGCCTTCTGTGGTCCTCTTCCAGGATCTGTTCCTGATTCTCCCCAaacgtaaaaataaaaaataaaaaattggcttCCCCTAAGTGTTGGCAGGAGCTGTATCCTAACtaggtttttaaaaaggtaagtCGCTCTGCAGGCCCTTCTGCGTCCCAAGCGTTCAGGCCCTCGGATCTTTTAAGTTTAAAGCAAGTTCCTGGTTGTGGAGAAGCACAATGAGACCTTAACACTCCTTTGCCAGCATTAAGCGCCGTGACCAGAAGAAAAGCTGGTTTTGTTTTCTCCCGTTGAAACACCTGTTTGCAAATGGATGCTGCTACTCTGAATTCTTAGCAGCGGTTTTGTGGATTtcagcccaagggcacccagagGCCTTTGTGCGCGTGTGCCAGTGGCTCCGAACTCTTTTCTTCTGTCGGCTTTATGCTCTGCATTTAAGCCCGTGTCATGGCTTATTATGGGTTTGTATATTGAAAACAGttgttgctctcccccccccccgccacacacacacacacacacacacacacacggctcagAACTTATAAGTGACTTTTGAAGATGGACTCCAGGCATCTTACCGATGAGCAAGTTTTATTTAAACCAAATCTTAGGCACAGGAATGCAGCaatcgcagctaaagaacccctgacagatggccgcccagcctctgcttagaaaacAGAGCCCAGGTTACAgcggagtccgttccactgtcaaacggctcttccctgcagaaagttcttcctgacgtttagttggaatctcctttcttgcgatttgaatccattggctcagTTTCTACCCTCTTGagcagtgattcccccccccccaaaaaaaaagaaagctgtcTGAAGATGactgtcatatcacctctcagtcttctcttcccaaACTACCCTTGTGAGACTGAAGTGTGTGCAGGTGGATGGactggttaaaaaaagaaagaaaaggaaacaagccACCAATCAACAAGCCTGGCGGGCCTTGAGTATGGCTTCTGCTCCTGTGTTAACGTTTTGCTATCAGCACCTCTGTGCCTCTTGCTGCTGTGCGCTGAGAATCCCATCTGCCGCCAGGGTGATAAAATCACTGGCCTGAACTCTGCCATTGCCAGCGTGCAAGCTGCTTTGAGCCCGACAGCTTTGCTTTGCTTGGGCGCTCATGTTCCTTTTAAGGACCATCACCAGGcacagctgggggaggggagggggggagtccgCTCTGCAAAGACTTTATCCTTGTAGCAGCTGCAGGAACGCACCTTGGCTTTTCGGCCTGTCTGGATACTGTGAAGGCTGGCTTTAAAACGAGCTGCAAAGTTTGAAggtctttgcaaaaaaaaaaaaaaagcttgcactGTGTACTGTCGTGTTGTGTTTCTCCGCTTAattgaatgaaataataaaatgtacAGTCCTGGCTTGACTTGTCCCCTCCTATCAGGCAGAACAACTGTTTGGACACATTGAAGCAGTCTggatcctctcctctcctctgtatGCAGCTCCAGCTGTGTATGCAgctctagctgttgttgttgttgttgttgttgttgttgttgttgttgttgattatttccttcctttttacCAGACCAGAACTGAAGGTGTCTTACATCGGATAATGAAAGATTATAGTTAGAAAGTAATTAAACTCCATTAGCTTTGGCTGGTAGCCCTACTGTGCCCCTAtgtcaggggtcctcaaacttcttcagcagggggctggtccactgtccctcagaccttgtggggggccagactatattttttgcaggggggggggatgaacgaggGACGATGAGTGGTGCACGAAAGGGCTCCggggaggggctgctttaaatggcagCCGCTCGAGGAGGGTGCTCAGCCCTCCTGTGTCTTctgagcggcaggggctggcggcggaGGGACGATGAGCAGTGCGCAAAAGGGCACCGGATAGGGGCTGGCACCAAAAAGCCCaggccccttcctcctctaggcagggcagggagaagccaggaggagggagggaggaggcgccgccactgctgctgtgtgagggagagggaaagaatgtgcacgCTGGCGATCCTCGcggtgattcccagaccatccgcgggccggatttagaaggcagttgggcctgatccaccccgcgggccttagtttgcctacccatgccctatgTGGACAGAGACAGCCTAACTTATGTTTCTtacgctctggtaacctctaaatTTGTGTCTCTTGCAGATGATCATAGAGCCAACCAGTCCTAAGCTGCTCCCAGACCCCCTGAAGGAACCTTATTACCAGCCCCCTTACACTCTAGTCATCGAACTCACAGATGTTCTCCTTCATCCGGAGTGGTCGGTGCGTATCCATCCTGGTGCAGCATTTAGGGAGCTGTAGCAAACGTACTCATTCCCCCCTTCCTCACCTGAGTATTACTTGGTCAGATTAAGTGATATGGTAGCCTATCCCTTGACGGACAGTACAGGGGGAGCCATTGACTGTTGCCTGCACTCCTGTTTGCAGTGCAGTAGCTGGGATATGCAGCAAGAACTGccttggtgttttatttttttggggggggggggtgtcatggaCTTTCCCTGGTCTCCTGCCAGCATTGATCTGCGCTGGTTGGCAAGTGCTCTTTCTGTGCAGCTGGTTCTGTATCTTTCTCCCAAGGCTCCACTTTCTCTCCTCTTGTGCCCTAACCGCCCTGactctgtttcccccctccccccccactcagTTAGTGACCGGCTGGCGCTTCAAGAAGAGGCCAGGCATCGACAACCTGTTCCAGCAGTTGGCACCTCTCTTTGAAATCGTCATCTTCACCTCTGAAACGGGCATGGTGAGTGGTCTGTCGCTGCCCCCTGCCAGTCATGGCTTGGCTTCCTTAGTCCTGGAGCTAGAGCAAGGCAGAGCCAGCTTGTGACCCTGGGGCCCTGATCCCAGGAAGCAAAGGTGGCTCTGCCTCGGCAGAAACACAGGTGCGCCCCCACTTTCCTCCTCCAGAGGTGTATTCCCACACaaaccctctctcctcctcttgtgggtgtgtttttgtgtgtgataaGGAGGGCTGCAGGGGCGCTTCTCTACCTGCAGCCACTCAGGGTAGGCTGGAAAGTGGGAGAGCcttgaagggggggggcacaagaaTGAAGGAATTAAAAAGGTTGTGGGAATGTAAGAGCCCAGAGAAAGCAGATCAAGGCTGGAGCCCatacactaacacacacacaccaagtactTACACATCCTGTGTAAATCATGCAACTCGAGCGCACTTGCCATGTTTTGCTTTTGTTGGATGTGGGGAAAGGACATGAAGGCTCCATCCTCCGTAGCTGGCAGGTTTCCGCCAGCAGACTGTTGCCCATACATTTCCCATCTTATCTCAGGAACCATAAACACTAGAAGTTTGCTgtttcataaaataaaaataaagaaacactgggcctctttttttttcttttttcttttttctttcactttattgtcaaataataatatatacatatatctctGTTTTGGATGGATAAATGCAATATTTTGCTTGATATTCTGTTATGGTTTTGCTTTGATTTGCTTCGAgcttttgaatttgaattttgaaaCACTGGGCCTCTTGAGATCCTGAATTCTGTGCCAGGTGCCACACCCCACACCTGCATGGCGCAAGGGGCTGGCAGGGGCCCACAGTTGTGGTTGGGGTCCCCAAAGCCTTGCAGCGGACTGAGGAATTTGTGTCCTGTCGGAgagggcctgcctgcctgcctgggtcaGCCTCCTCCCTTCCACTTCTCCTTTCTCACGCTTGAGTGGGGCGGGAGGGGAGTCCCACAGGGGAGCGTGCCGCTGCTCATTTGAATATGTATGGGTCCAGCCGGACCGCCATTCAGCCCATTGAATCCAGGCTATTACTGTGCTAATTGAGTGGGCCTGTCCTTGTGGGGAGAGAACAAGAGCGCGGCCAGGAGACTTGTGGGCAGAAGACAAGGGAGCTGCCTGCCTTGTTTGCTCTTAGCACATGGGATTCTGTTAAACCCAAGTCTAAAGCGCTATCTGCGTTCAGAGCTGCGGCTCCAGCAAACGGGGCAAAAGGACGCTTTGCAGTTTTAACAACCGCTTGATGACCCCTTCGTAAGAGAGCAGACACATTAAAGAGGGTGTTTTCTGGTAGCTGGCCCACGTTTATGGAATGCCTTCCAGGGAAGGTCTGCCGAAAGCCTAGCCTGAGCGTATTTGGGGAGTGGTGCAAGGTTTTGAACCGgatgctggcatctgtctgtcttgatggaggagtgtgcctttgggcgTGAAGTCAAACTGCCGGAAGGTTGCAGCTCCTGCTGCGGCTGTAGAgaaccgatatgggagagacctgttttgttgcagccggggatGCAGATGATTTTTTAAGCAGCAGCCCTGGCCCGTGAGGGACCACAGCAAAGTCTGTTAGTGGCAGAGTGCTCCACAGCTGGCCAAGACCTGAGGCACAGGTTGGCACAGTATCCctcgggggcaggggggggatgCGGCTTGTTCCTTTTGCTGGTGCCAGCAAGAATAGGCAGGCCAGACCATTGAGGCACATGCtttatctttgtgtgtgtgtgtgtgtgtgtgtgtgtgtgtgtgtgtgtgtgtaaaatcaagCTGTGGGTTTATTCGGGAAATAAATGTGCCGGTAAAGCCTCCTGAACCAGTATAGTAAGCACCTTCAGTTGCTCTTCCCACGGTTACAAAGACAGATCCTGGGAATGTTTGGGGGGGCATGTGAGATGATTCCGCTTCACCCTTCTCTATTCCAGACCGCTTTCCCCCTCATCGACAGCGTGGACCCTCATGGGTTCATCTCCTACCGGCTTTTCCGCGATGCCACCCGCTACATGGATGGGCACCACGTGAAGGTATTTGCAGCCAGGCTttacgcggggggggggggagaggcccaTTGGTGTTTGTGGCCTTGTGTGTTCGTGCGCACCTTTACCTCTGGGTGGAGACATCGGGATGGCACCAGGTGGTGCTTGTCATCCCTCTGGGGAAAAGTTATGTCTTTCACCACCGGGattttgctttttcttcctcccctccacctTCAAGTGAACCTAATACTTCTGGGAGGGTTTGCGCTTTAGCGAGCGTTGATTAGAGCACCCGCTTTGATTCCCAGCTTGGATCCCCGGTGCCTCCTTTGAGAGCTGTGGCTGATTCGGGGCGAGGGTGGGCTTGGCGCTTGACGCAGAGCCCCAAAGAGGAGAGCGCCTGCAGGATTTCTTTACCCTTTCACCAGTTGCGTGCCGAGTGCCGGCTGAGCATCTTGGATCTTGGCCTCCTCCTGTATTGCCTTAAAACCACCGAGAACTGGCCTGCTGGAATCTTGACGCTTCACACTGGCACAGGGTTAGGCTCCAGAGAACCCAGAGGGGCTTAATGCGAGTGAAAATCCACAGGAATGCACCGCAAGGGGGATCGAGACCCTTTGAATGCCCCGGCGCTCCCAGTGGGCTCTGGCAAAGGGGCGCTGGTCGTCCCTATCTGCATCTCCTTGCAAGGCGATGTCGGGCAGCAACCCGGGCCTCCCTTGCagccctgcctccacagctgtGTTTCGAACCCTTGGCCCCTCTACCCAGCCTAGGCGAGCGCAAGGCTGGAGCAGCAGGTGCCCTGCTCGTGTTCCGCAATGCGAGTTCCCCTGTGTCTGCGCTCCACAATGGCTTTGCGTCCTCGCTGCAAGCCAGCCTGCCTTCTGTctgtcctcctcccccctccctccacctcccaTCTGCTGCCCCTGAGCCTGTGGGGTGTCCCTTTTCTCCCCATGGCATGTGCGCTTCTGATTGTTGTGGattctcttttctttctatttttctaAGCgaaagcgggggaggggggaggaggagaggggaggaagcaggcagagggagggggcaagGATTTCTCCCCCCACCTGCTGTGAGGAGCGGTTCTGATGTTCCTCGGAGATGGTAAAACTGCAGAGGGCTCAGGACTGTAGCTGCAGAGTTGAAGGCAGGGAAAGAGGGAAGAACAATCCTAACCAGGGAGCCTTTGATATAGCGGAAACGCCCATGTGAGtgaggcgtggggggggggggaggaggagtatTTAATGGGACAGTCGAAAGAGGAATTGCTTTCATTCTTTCAAAGAAAATAGTTTTGCATTGCAAGGGAGATTCAAATCGGTTTCTCCCTGCCTGGTCCCTGAAGTTTTTTATTTGGAAGCAAAGTCACAGCAATCTTAACGCTGTTGTGACACAAGGCAGGTCCTGTGCCTGTATCGCAGAAATTGATACCTGGGTTAAGATTATATATTAAACGCAAAACGCCAAGAAAAAAAACAAGGTTCTGAAGcagaacagtgggggggggggggctgggaggaaTCTTCACCAAGAAATTCAAAGGCAGTTATTAGATCGCAAGACACAGTTTCCATTTCAAGCTCTCTTGAACCTCTTGGGGCCTTTGACCCGTTTCTCTTATTGTCAAGTAGGCTAGGACAATTGCACCTTGGAAAGTTTCTGCATCTCTTGCAGTGTGCAGGCCCGTCCTAAATTGcctgttgagtttttttttggggggggggaagccagccTTGTCTGCTGGTGACCTTCTCCAGCCTTCCTCTGTGTCTTCCTCTCGCTAGGATATTTCCTGCCTGAACAGAGATCCTtcgaaagtggtggtggtggactgcAAGAAGGAGGCCTTCCGCCTGCAGCCCTTCAACGGCATGGCTCTGAAGAAGTGGGACGGGAATTCAGACGACCGGACACTCTTCGACCTTGCCGCCTTCCTGAAGAGTGAGGAGACATTCGCCcaaaatagaatcacagaattaggGGATTGTAGAGTCGGATGGGACCCcgaggtccatctagtccaggggtca is a window from the Lacerta agilis isolate rLacAgi1 chromosome 8, rLacAgi1.pri, whole genome shotgun sequence genome containing:
- the TIMM50 gene encoding mitochondrial import inner membrane translocase subunit TIM50 isoform X2, which encodes MVLRIAGLMGAGSGVAIIYIFGSNSVDEHGVKIPDEFDNDPVVIQQLRRSYKYFKDYRQMIIEPTSPKLLPDPLKEPYYQPPYTLVIELTDVLLHPEWSLVTGWRFKKRPGIDNLFQQLAPLFEIVIFTSETGMTAFPLIDSVDPHGFISYRLFRDATRYMDGHHVKDISCLNRDPSKVVVVDCKKEAFRLQPFNGMALKKWDGNSDDRTLFDLAAFLKTIALSGVEDVRTVLENYSLEEDPLEAFKRRQSQLEQEEQQRLSDLSQHKKQQQLFLGSLASRLWPRSKQQ